From Elusimicrobiota bacterium, the proteins below share one genomic window:
- a CDS encoding orotate phosphoribosyltransferase, translating to MGKLGKFDFVGLLGEHGALLSGHFRLSSGMHSSSYIQTALLLQYPHISNKIAKAMAAKFPAEIDCVCSPAMGAVVIGQEVARVKKCRAIFTERTGGSMSLRRDFHIERGEKILVVEDVLTTGRSTGEVVNLARQYGGKVVGVAAIVDRTVTTPSLDVPFRSLISYPLELYTPENCQLCKNGVPLTSPGSRYLEPAG from the coding sequence ATGGGCAAACTAGGAAAATTCGACTTTGTGGGACTGTTGGGGGAGCACGGCGCGCTTTTATCAGGGCATTTCCGTTTATCGTCGGGCATGCACTCATCCAGTTACATTCAGACCGCCCTTCTTCTTCAATACCCGCATATCTCCAACAAAATCGCCAAGGCCATGGCGGCTAAATTCCCTGCTGAGATCGATTGCGTTTGCTCTCCGGCCATGGGCGCGGTGGTGATCGGCCAGGAAGTCGCGCGCGTCAAAAAATGCCGCGCTATTTTTACCGAACGCACGGGCGGGTCCATGTCTTTGCGCCGCGATTTTCATATCGAACGCGGGGAAAAAATTTTGGTGGTCGAGGATGTGTTGACCACCGGGCGATCGACCGGGGAGGTCGTGAACTTGGCGCGTCAATACGGCGGCAAAGTCGTCGGCGTCGCCGCAATTGTGGACAGAACCGTCACCACTCCCAGCTTGGACGTTCCCTTTCGTTCTTTGATCAGTTATCCGCTCGAGCTGTACACGCCCGAAAATTGCCAGCTTTGTAAAAACGGCGTCCCTCTGACTTCGCCGGGCTCGCGTTATCTGGAACCGGCGGGGTAA
- a CDS encoding thermonuclease family protein: MALASCQRGPIVREAIDGDTIILSDGTRVRYIGVDTPEKDRPYYQEATDFNRSMVAGRKIRLEYDIEKTDAYGRHLAYVYLKDGTFVNAELLKQGYAYVYTIPPNLKHTEQFVKFQRRAREEKAGLWGVPVDPESSYVFSARGRAFHRPSCEFAKKIGKRNRIQVADRGKAFDRGLAPCRKCRP, from the coding sequence ATGGCGCTGGCTTCGTGTCAGCGTGGGCCTATCGTGCGGGAAGCCATCGACGGCGACACGATCATTCTCAGCGATGGAACGCGCGTTCGTTATATCGGCGTCGACACCCCTGAAAAAGACCGGCCTTATTACCAGGAAGCCACGGATTTTAATCGCAGCATGGTCGCCGGCCGCAAGATACGGCTCGAATACGATATTGAGAAAACCGACGCCTATGGACGGCATTTGGCTTATGTCTATTTAAAGGACGGAACGTTCGTCAACGCCGAGCTCCTGAAACAGGGTTACGCTTACGTGTATACGATCCCGCCTAATTTGAAGCATACGGAACAGTTCGTGAAGTTTCAGCGTCGAGCCAGGGAAGAGAAAGCCGGGCTTTGGGGCGTGCCTGTGGATCCGGAGTCATCGTATGTGTTTTCGGCGCGCGGCCGCGCCTTTCACCGGCCATCTTGCGAATTCGCCAAAAAAATCGGCAAGAGAAACCGCATCCAAGTCGCTGATCGCGGCAAAGCCTTTGATCGAGGTCTGGCCCCTTGCCGCAAGTGCCGGCCGTAA
- the purM gene encoding phosphoribosylformylglycinamidine cyclo-ligase — MKVGYGASGVHLSSAHALLKDIARQTKQPISHFASVVSFDGFRLAFSADGVGTKVELLRASGLNWISGWDAVAMNANDLLCVGARPMWCLDYYAQGRLNRRVFGQVLHGLNKALDVLGARLVGGETAELPGLFHRPEVYDVACFLTGTIADHGLNPRKIRPGDVLVGWPSAGPHANGFSLIRKILTGSEVRARAKELLAPTRLYEREIRPLLADQKTKGMIRSLAHITGGGFIEKLPRAMNENCRAVLRWGSWPVPSVFGYLQKKSNLNHQEACGVWNMGIGLVAVIGQESWPKLARRLGDQVVPIGEITRREARQESVCFA; from the coding sequence ATGAAAGTCGGTTACGGCGCCAGCGGCGTCCATCTCTCCAGCGCGCATGCTCTGTTAAAGGATATCGCCCGCCAAACAAAACAACCGATTTCTCATTTTGCCAGCGTCGTTTCTTTCGATGGTTTTCGCCTGGCCTTCTCAGCAGACGGCGTGGGCACTAAGGTTGAATTGCTGCGCGCGTCGGGGCTCAATTGGATCAGCGGTTGGGATGCCGTGGCCATGAACGCCAACGATCTTCTGTGCGTGGGCGCCCGGCCCATGTGGTGCCTGGATTATTACGCCCAGGGCCGGTTGAACAGACGCGTGTTCGGACAAGTGCTTCACGGCCTTAACAAAGCGTTGGATGTTCTCGGAGCGCGGCTTGTGGGCGGGGAAACAGCCGAATTGCCGGGGCTTTTTCACCGGCCCGAAGTTTATGACGTCGCCTGTTTTTTGACCGGCACCATTGCCGATCATGGCCTTAACCCCCGCAAAATAAGGCCGGGCGATGTTCTTGTGGGGTGGCCTTCGGCCGGGCCGCATGCCAACGGTTTTTCCCTGATCCGAAAAATTTTGACGGGTTCCGAAGTCAGAGCCAGGGCAAAAGAGCTGTTGGCTCCTACGCGGCTTTACGAGCGAGAGATCAGGCCGTTGCTGGCCGATCAAAAAACAAAGGGGATGATCCGTTCATTGGCCCATATCACCGGCGGCGGCTTTATTGAGAAATTGCCCAGAGCCATGAATGAAAACTGCCGGGCCGTTCTTCGCTGGGGGTCCTGGCCCGTCCCTTCCGTGTTCGGGTATTTGCAGAAAAAGTCGAACCTTAATCATCAAGAGGCCTGCGGAGTCTGGAATATGGGCATCGGTTTGGTCGCTGTGATCGGTCAAGAAAGCTGGCCTAAGCTGGCCCGGCGCCTGGGCGACCAAGTTGTTCCTATCGGCGAAATCACGCGCCGCGAAGCGCGCCAAGAAAGCGTTTGTTTCGCTTAA